Proteins encoded in a region of the Vicia villosa cultivar HV-30 ecotype Madison, WI linkage group LG5, Vvil1.0, whole genome shotgun sequence genome:
- the LOC131603638 gene encoding kinesin-like protein KIN-14J — MQWEPEGGGKVAGLAGGRLVSLIKWINAELPDFNLPLETSEEELRAFLSDGLVLCSILDKLVPGSLQGSGSLNEPMDVERFLVALDELGLPGFELSDLEQGSMVPVLQCLENLKAHFVYNAAHENVQSYSRKRWDQPDLTSLAETDSCLKDASNFQHAVDGSVVSDGVASIDHIGFKSNELLQLKQGLPVDLSDAKLNELLKSNNLDSVSTRCLFNILNRILSDIFGRKNGDIPQAQRAACLLRKILQVIELRFSNQAESMKNQNNIFKAREGKYQTKLNAVETLAVGTTEENELVTGWVQKLKFSLQLEQTKFEEKKKLEDRDFSQLKKDKVRSDIEIAALKQDLEMAKRSHEEHVLQLELQASQSKAEYEKRIQELKFHLADARKQVKELEAFSESRYLNWKNKEHTYQSFLNQQFGAFKELKAVMKSVKDEVIKTKRSYLEEYKYFGIKLKGLAEAADNYHVLLTENRKLYNEVQDLKGNIRVYCRIRPFLSGQSQKHTTVEFIGEDGELIISNPLKQGKESRKLFKFNKVFGQAACQEEVFLDTRPLIRSVLDGFNVCIFAYGQTGSGKTYTMSGPNLSSKSDWGVNYRALHDLFHISQSRENSIVYEIGVQMVEIYNEQVRDLLSSSGPQRSGPQKRLGIWNTTLPNGLAVPDASMHSVKSMKDVLELMNTGLMNRATSATALNERSSRSHSVLSIHVRGTEVKTNTLLRGCLHLVDLAGSERVDRSEATGDRLKEAQHINKSLSALGDVIYALSQKSSHVPYRNSKLTQLLQSSLGGQAKTLMFVQLNPDVASYSETISTLKFAERVSGVELGAARSNKEGRDMRELMEQMTSLKDAMARKDEEIERLQLLKPNHNGAKLGMISPRHMPSSPRRHSIGTPRNSTRLSGTRISGVNEKTAFDMDNGSEYSDKHSEAGSHQSIDEFRNKPSSLRLKLAQEDAEQNFNEDIELLRFGDADSEERLSDISDGGLSMGTETDGSISSIVEYTLFPDLDKAAETTPAKDITSNKLPSQSVEKSNMPSRIPKAPQIQPKPPSKTSRLSLNKSTSKVSSSITKPTAGSSSAASARSSKRWQ, encoded by the exons ATGCAGTGGGAACCGGAGGGAGGTGGAAAAGTTGCCGGACTTGCAGGTGGCCGGCTTGTGTCTTTGATTAAGTGGATAAATGCGGAGCTTCCTGACTTTAATCTGCCTTTGGAAACGTCGGAAGAGGAATTGAGGGCATTCTTGAGTGATGGATTGGTATTATGCAGCATTTTGGATAAGCTGGTTCCTGGTTCACTCCAG GGAAGTGGTTCTTTGAATGAGCCGATGGATGTTGAAAGGTTTTTGGTGGCCTTGGATGAATTGGGATTGCCAGGATTTGAATTGTCGGACCTGGAGCAG GGATCGATGGTGCCCGTGTTGCAGTGCCTTGAGAATCTGAAAGCTCACTTTGTATATAATGCTGCACACGAAAATGTCCAAAGTTATTCTAGAAAGAGATGGGACCAGCCAGACCTAACATCCCTAGCCGAAACTGATAGTTGCCTCAAGGATGCTTCAAATTTCCAACATGCTGTTGATGGTTCTGTTGTATCAG AtggagttgcttccattgatcaTATTGGATTCAAGTCTAATGAACTGTTGCAATTGAAACAAGGACTGCCCGTGGATCTTTCAGATGCTAAACTGAATGAATTATTAAAATCAAACAATTTGGAC AGTGTCTCAACTCGATGTCTTTTTAACATACTAAATAGGATCCTAAGTGATATCTTTGGAAGGAAGAATGGAGATATACCTCAA GCTCAGCGTGCAGCGTGCCTGTTGAGAAAAATTCTGCAAGTAATTGAGTTACGCTTTTCAAATCAAGCAGAAAGCATGAAAAAT CAAAACAATATTTTCAAAGCTCGTGAGGGAAAGTATCAAACAAAACTCAATGCAGTTGAAACCTTGGCGGTAGGGACAACTGAAGAGAATGAG CTTGTGACAGGTTGGGTTCAGAAGTTGAAG TTTTCTTTGCAGCTTGAACAAACTAAATTTGAGGAAAAGAAGAAACTTGAAGATCGGGATTTTTCCCAATTAAAGAAAGACAAAGTTCGCAGTGATATTGAAATTGCTGCATTGAAGCAAGATTTGGAAATGGCAAAAAGATCACATGaagaacatgttttgcagttaGAATTGCAAGCTTCTCAATCTAAAGCTGAATATGAGAAAAGGATACAAGAACTTAAATTTCATCTTGCTGATGCGAGAAAGCAAGTGAAGGAACTGGAGGCATTTTCGGAATCCAGATATTTGAATTGGAAGAATAAAGAGCATACCTATCAAAGTTTTTTAAATCAACAATTTGGAGCTTTCAAG GAATTGAAAGCTGTCATGAAATCTGTCAAAGATGAagtgataaaaacaaaaagaagctACTTAGAGGAATACAAGTACTTTG GAATCAAGCTCAAAGGTCTAGCCGAGGCTGCTGATAATTATCATGTTCTTCTAACAGAAAATAGGAAATTATATAATGAAGTTCAAGATTTGAAAG GAAATATCAGGGTATATTGTCGAATTAGACCATTTCTTTCTGGGCAAAGTCAGAAACATACAACAGTCGAGTTTATTGGTGAAGACGGAGAACTAATTATTAGCAATCCTCTTAAACAAGGAAAAGAAAGCCGCaagctttttaaatttaataaagttTTTGGTCAAGCAGCGTGTCAAG AGGAAGTATTCTTGGACACTCGACCACTAATCCGTTCTGTTCTTGATGGGTTCaatgtttgtatatttgcttacgGTCAAACTGGCTCAGGAAAGACTTATACCATG AGTGGACCTAACCTATCATCAAAATCGGATTGGGGAGTCAACTATCGGGCACTTCATGATCTTTTCCATATCTCCCAGAGTAGGGAAAATTCAATTGTTTATGAAATTGGAGTTCAAATGGTTGAAATTTATAATGAACAAGTTCGTGATTTACTATCAAGCAGTGGTCCTCAGAGGAGTGGTCCTCAGAAGAGA CTTGGGATTTGGAATACTACCCTACCAAATGGGTTGGCTGTTCCTGATGCAAGTATGCATTCTGTGAAATCTATGAAAGATGTCCTTGAGTTGATGAACACTGGGTTGATGAATCGGGCAACTAGTGCTACAGCCCTAAACGAAAGAAGTAGTAGATCACACAG TGTTCTCTCCATTCATGTTCGAGGAACGGAAGTGAAGACCAACACTCTGTTGCGTGGATGTCTGCATCTTGTAGATCTTGCGGGAAGTGAAAGAGTGGATCGTTCTGAAGCAACTGGAGATAGGCTTAAGGAGGCTCAGCATATAAATAAATCACTTTCTGCACTTGGAGATGTAATATATGCTCTGTCTCAAAAGAGCTCACATGTGCCATATAGAAATAGCAAATTGACTCAACTCCTTCAGAGTTCGTTAG GCGGTCAAGCAAAAACCCTTATGTTTGTACAGCTTAATCCGGATGTTGCTTCATACTCTGAAACTATTAGCACTTTGAAGTTTGCTGAAAGAGTTTCTGGTGTTGAGTTAGGCGCAGCTCGAAGCAACAAAGAGGGAAGGGATATGAGAGAACTAATGGAAcag ATGACATCTCTCAAGGACGCTATGGCAAGGAAGGATGAAGAGATTGAGCGGTTGCAGTTGCTCAAGCCTAATCATAATGGTGCCAAACTTGGAATGATCTCCCCAAGACACATGCCATCATCCCCAAGGAGACATTCTATAGGGACTCCCCGCAACAGCACGAGACTTTCTGGCACAAGGATCTCGGGGGTCAATGAAAAAACAGCTTTTGACATGGATAACGGCTCAGAGTACAGTGATAAGCATTCTGAAGCTGGTTCTCATCAATCAATTGATGAGTTCAGGAACAAGCCCAGTTCCCTTCGGTTGAAATTAGCTCAAGAAGACGCTGAACAAAATTTCAATGAGGATATTGAACTCTTAAGATTCGGAGATGCAGATTCGGAGGAGAGATTAAGTGACATATCTGACGGTGGTCTTTCAATGGGAACAGAAACTGATGGTTCAATCAGCAGTATTGTGGAGTACACTCTTTTCCCTGACCTTGATAAGGCAGCTGAAACTACACCAGCTAAGGATATTACATCCAACAAACTTCCATCTCAGAGTGTGGAAAA GTCCAATATGCCATCAAGAATTCCCAAAGCTCCGCAAATCCAACCAAAACCGCCGTCAAAAACTTCTAGGCTATCATTGAACAAAAGCACTTCAAAGGTTTCGTCAA GTATTACAAAACCGACAGCCGGTAGCTCTTCGGCAGCTTCGGCAAGGTCCTCTAAACGATGGCAATAG